ATTTCGTCAAGCCGCACAAAAGCTACCGTGTGCCCAGCGAGCAAGAGCGCGGCGCGCTGCAAGATCTCAAAACCAAGCTGGAAGGCATGGCGGGCGACGCCAGCGCCGAGGACATCCAGACCGAGGTCTACGAGGTCGGCAAGGCGCACGGGTTCGAGAATTTGCGCAACTGGTTTAAGGCCTGTTACGAAGTTCTGCTCGGCCAGGAACAAGGCCCGCGCATGGGCAGCTTCATCGCGCTTTACGGCGTTGCGGAAACCGTGACGCTGATCGACAAGGCGCTGGCGGGGGGAGACCTGTCGGCCTAAGCGGCATCAAAGGACATGGAGAAGGGGGCCTCGGCCCCCTTTTTCGTGCCCGCAGTTTGGCGTCTGCGTTTACTGCGCGGCCCAGATGATGCGGGCGATCCATTCGATATCGGACAGCTGAATTTCCCGGTCCGCATGGGCCGGGTTGAACGATCCGAGTTCGATCCGTTGCGCCGACTTGCGCTTTAAAACCTTGGCCATCACTTCGCCTTCGTGGGTTTTGACCACCACCCGGTCGCCCCGGCGCACACCGCTTTCGGGCGATACCACCACGATATCGCCGTCGCGAAACACCGGTTCCATGCTGTCGCCGGAAATTTCCAGCGCGAAGGCATGCGGGTCCGTGGAGCCGGGGAACGAGATTTCATCCCAGCCGCCGCCGGTCGGATAGCCGGCATCGTCGAAGAAACCTTGGGCACCGGCCTGGGCGAAGCCGATCAACGGCACATTGCGCGGCGCAGTCCGTTCGCCGTTTTCAATGTAGGCGATGAATTCCTGAAGTTCGGCGCCGGTGGCTTTGAGGATTTTCGCGATGCTTTCCGTCGACGGCCAGCGCAGTTTGCCTTCGCGGGTGACGCGTTTGGATTTGTTGAAGGTGGTCGGGTCGAGCCCCGCCTTGCGCGCAAGTCCCGACGCCGAAAGCCCGTAGGCCGCCGCCAACTTGTCTACAGCTCTCCAAACGTCACCATGTTTTAGCATGGGAAGATTGTCACATCACTGCGAAAAGATGTCATTAGGAAAAAATACATAATAAATATTGACATAGGAAAAAATCGAACATATCACAATTAAAGAGAGAAAAAACCTATTAAGGAGTGCTCATAGTGACAAAAATCCGATATGTGAGGCGTCCCATCCCTATCAAGCAGGTGATTGAATTCTTGGATGCCGAGGAGGCATGGTTTTGGTACGTCCGATCAGAACGTGCGCGGCGCGAAGGGGCGCGGTTGACGGAAACGGCGACATCCCATACGCGCCCGTGCGAGCCGGATGACATCTACCGTGCCGTGATGCGGCTGCATCGACGTCGCCTCATCGGCAATGAGCATCTGAAAACTTTGGCGGAATTCGGTTGGCGGGAATGCCCGCCCGATGCCCGGGTGCGTGACGAGGAACGCAGTGTCGCGCTGTGGGACGATGCGTTGGATCGTCTCACCACGGAACTGAAAAGCAAGGGGATTGTTCGTCATGATGAGCGTTGCGCAGACTGCGGCTGAAAACGCCACGCATGCGTCAGGGGCAGAATCTCTAAGCGCACAAACCGCCGAGCCGGATGGCTATTG
This DNA window, taken from Magnetovibrio sp., encodes the following:
- a CDS encoding helix-turn-helix transcriptional regulator; translated protein: MLKHGDVWRAVDKLAAAYGLSASGLARKAGLDPTTFNKSKRVTREGKLRWPSTESIAKILKATGAELQEFIAYIENGERTAPRNVPLIGFAQAGAQGFFDDAGYPTGGGWDEISFPGSTDPHAFALEISGDSMEPVFRDGDIVVVSPESGVRRGDRVVVKTHEGEVMAKVLKRKSAQRIELGSFNPAHADREIQLSDIEWIARIIWAAQ